A window from Vibrio cortegadensis encodes these proteins:
- a CDS encoding sporulation protein: MSFLKKTLASFGIGSAKVDSVLQQEVLFPGQKVNVVIHVYGGSTPQEIDNIDLKLCCQYIDEVEVGGGDNREQRTKRVKQSYALASWALPYSFTIGAGEQRDFEIELDIPWNTPVTIGDAKVWLETGLDIALAIDPTDKDILTVRPDPIMDGIFTELEEQGLRIRQVECEAAKGFAMPFVQEFEFVPTTGPYHGRWRELEIVAYRDAEQLQLWFEIDRNRKGFGGMLSSLLGLGELKRKLVIPADTPVSEAGKIVLEYLEQVS, translated from the coding sequence ATGTCATTTTTGAAGAAAACCTTAGCAAGTTTTGGTATTGGATCTGCAAAAGTGGATTCTGTTCTACAGCAAGAAGTCTTGTTCCCTGGGCAAAAAGTGAATGTCGTGATCCATGTTTATGGTGGTTCGACACCTCAGGAGATAGATAACATTGACCTGAAACTTTGTTGTCAATATATCGATGAAGTCGAAGTGGGTGGTGGCGACAATCGCGAGCAACGCACCAAGCGAGTGAAGCAGAGTTATGCGCTTGCGAGTTGGGCGTTACCTTACTCTTTTACTATTGGTGCAGGTGAGCAACGAGATTTTGAGATTGAACTTGATATCCCATGGAATACGCCTGTGACCATTGGTGATGCGAAAGTTTGGTTAGAGACAGGGTTAGATATCGCGCTGGCGATTGATCCTACGGATAAAGATATTTTGACAGTGAGACCCGATCCTATCATGGATGGTATTTTCACTGAGTTGGAAGAGCAAGGGTTACGAATTCGACAAGTTGAGTGTGAAGCTGCTAAAGGTTTCGCCATGCCTTTTGTCCAAGAGTTTGAATTTGTACCAACAACGGGCCCTTACCACGGTCGTTGGCGTGAATTAGAGATTGTGGCTTATCGAGACGCTGAGCAATTGCAACTTTGGTTCGAGATAGACAGAAACCGAAAAGGATTTGGTGGCATGTTATCTAGCTTGCTGGGTTTAGGTGAACTTAAACGTAAACTCGTGATCCCAGCAGACACACCCGTTAGCGAGGCTGGAAAGATCGTTTTAGAGTATCTAGAACAGGTCAGTTAG
- a CDS encoding YihD family protein, which translates to MKCHRIEELIELIEPEWQKDSEMNLLQFIVKLAQEAGYEDKIEDLTDDVLIYHLKMRNSEKDEMIPGLKKDQEDDFKTAILKARGIIK; encoded by the coding sequence ATGAAGTGCCATCGTATAGAAGAGCTGATTGAATTAATCGAACCTGAATGGCAAAAAGATTCAGAAATGAACCTACTACAGTTCATTGTAAAATTAGCTCAAGAGGCAGGATACGAAGACAAAATCGAAGATCTAACCGATGACGTACTGATCTACCATCTTAAAATGCGTAACAGTGAAAAAGACGAAATGATCCCAGGTCTCAAAAAAGACCAAGAAGATGACTTTAAAACCGCAATCCTCAAAGCTCGCGGTATCATCAAATAA